TCGGTGGGGGGAGGGGGTTGCTGGGTAGaggaattaaaaagaaaaaagaaaaaaaaaaagttaacggTGAGAAAATGGACGTTTTCTCGATGGGTTTAAATGTACCATTTTCATGGACTCTGGGGGTTTATTTGGGCCAAGATCGAAAATAGGGAGGAATACACTCTAAGGGTGTCCACTTTAGGGGtggatttgtaccttaaccaTATATTTAATCTTGGCAAAATTTTCCATCACGAAGAATTGTTGTTGAGTTAAATCCGCACTCGCACTTAGcacaccccctccccccccccccctccccctccccctcccctctTGTATTTCTTTTCCTCCCTAATCAATCGGACAAAGTATTATTGTTAAAAATGTTATTTGCATTCactaaaagtgtcatttgtaatgtatcatttgtttttatacgaagtctcatttatttttatgaaaaatatcatTAGCAAAAGATTATCATTTGCAGATGATTGTCAATTGCTTCTATAAAAATTCGCACAGGGATTTTCATGATACCTCATccaatatatatgaaacactttataattattaatttaatatgataattataatttaaattttaatatttatagatttaaaatattaacaaacaataaaataaaaacatatatagatTCAAAAAAATTAGTGAGATAAATCTGAATAGTTTTGAAATATCAATAATCAcaagatatataaatttattttaatactcgTCAAGATAATTGttctaatataaaaaatatgcattagtaaataaaaatattttatatgataaaattagtTCTAAACAAATTCAACAGTGCATTAGAATGGTTAATGTAAAATAAATCACGGATTTATACTTATTTTGCAAATTAGACCTCAATTTTAAacctttacaaataaaaataaaattcttgtACTTTTTTATATTGAGAATTCTAGTAGAAAACTGAAGTATATAATACCGAAAAATTAAGAttttacaaaaaagaaaaaaaaaaggaaaaaaatccttgaaaaacacaaaacagATATATGGATCTAAATCATTAAAGGTAAAATATAAAACATTCTAGTATTATCAGTTTGGTGCTTAATTGCACACTATAAGATATCGTGTTGTCCTTCTCTATCCAATCTTAGATGGTGGTGGTTTTCGTGTCATCTTTTCGATTGTTGGAGAAGCCTTAATTGCAAAATTTATAAAGATtcaatatgtatttaaaaaggTTTGAAAATGAGATCAAATTCACAAAATTTGTATATATTCgtgatttattttgtaattttttcatttttaaaataattgattatagggttaaggtacagataCCCCCCTAAACATGACCTCCCTAGAGCGTATACCCCCCCCCCATTCTCCAACTTGGTATAGATTGCCCCCAAACTCGACggaaagtatacatttaagtTCAGGCGTTAGACGGACGTCTAAACGCCgtcaagaaaatatttttttttaatttaatgttgGGCTCGGAAGTGGAGCAACGGGGCTGACCGTTCGTCGGAGAAGGTCCTCAACGGCGGCAGCGGCGTAACCATCCCCGAATCCAGCAGCAGCATGGCTGCGTCGAGCCGTTGACCAGGAGAAAGTAGCAATGACGGACCTTTCTCCGCTCGCCGGAGAAACGCAGCAGCCGTGAGAATAAAGGAGGGAGCTACACCTATAAGCTTCGCCGGAAATCGTATGAAGAACGGAGACACTATCATTTTTAATCGGTGGCGCTAGGTCCagagagaatgagaggaggATGAATGACGACTGACTATACCAGATTCCTCGAGGCGACGCCGACGGCGACTGAGATGGCCAGGAGTTGCAGCGGCGATCCCAAATTTTGGAAAACTGGGGCTCCATTCGAGTCCAGATTTGAGGCTTCTCTTCATTTCTTCGGTAGATTTCGAGAGAGAAGAAATGAAGATGGGATGGAGATGGAGATAGTGACCCCTCGCCGGAGTTCAGAAGGGGGCGACGCGGCGGCGGAGATCCCAAACCCGGAATTGCAGCGgtgaaaaaaattattattttcttgacGGCATTAGACGTCCGTCTAACGCCTGGACTTAAATGTATACTCTCCGTCGAGTTTGGGGGCAATCTGTACCAAGTTGGAGAATGGGGgggtatacgctctaggggggtcATGTTTAGGGGGtatctgtaccttaacccttgaTTATAATCTCTCTTTAGAAAATAACAATTgattataatttgaatttttaaatttttgtgttGTAACTTATGCATAATCTTCTCAATTTGAccattttaatttcattaattttcaacatatttataaaatttaactACATAATAATTAATCAGGAACCTTCTCTATTTTGGTTTAGTTAACTTTACATAATTTATTTGGTTCtcgattttaatttataattattttaatattatttaatttagataAATGATTAATGAATTCACCAAAATAGAtacacaattattattattatctacaTGCATCCTTTTGTAATGTGGTAATTTTATCATCATCATATAATTTGATGTCCTTGGATAGTAATGTTATTTGTTCTATAAACAATTTTTATAcacaaaataaatagaaatgcatggtataataaatcaaaatgtcaaaaataaaaagataaaataagtaaaaaaaagttaaagaaaagtTTAAACATGTCCTatcttaagaaaaaaaaattatagacaaaaaaaataaaaaaattacttaattgattgaaataattgtttagaatttatttatttcaaattcattatATTTCAAATGTAATAAATATCCCAGGTAAAATCATACGACTTTTGCACGACATATTGCTTGAGAATTAATGCGAATTTACATTGATTCTTTAATGATTTTggacataaaataataaagatatGTTTTCATAGAACTAATGCGAATTTACATTGCTTGAGTTAAAGCCAACGTTATTTTTGTTAAACTCGCATAAAATTATAGATATATGTTCAAGTCAATATTTTTTTGCTTTATACTTACCTttttattcataaataaatgaaatgttAACGTCATACATTTTTTGGCTTATTATAATGGTATTTAAGTACTTATACTCCAAATTGGCTACAATATTTATACTGTTATGATTAAAAATAgagttaagtatcaatttcacCCCTAGCGTATAGGCCCTTATCACGTCTGATACCCTATGATCGGGGGtgtcaactaaacccctaaagtACCTAATTTTCTCCATTTAAGTCATCTGTCCTAACGGAGAGTTAACTCcgttagttttttatttttattttttttaaattttattccCTATCTCTTTCTCATTTCTCCCGCTAGAAACAGCGCGCGGGTGCTACCGCCGCCTCCCCCGGACAGACGGACACAGCCGCAAGGTCGACGCCGCGCCGCCTCCCTCCCTACAATCTCCGACTATAGAACAGCGGGGAAGAGCGCCGCCTTCGCATCCCCCACACGTGCGACCATCGTTGCCTCCCTCAACCTCTTGCGGAAAACAGCCGTCTCTCCTCCACCCCGATCTCACTGAGCCGCTGCCGTCGGTTCAAGGTGAGCCCTAATTCCTTCTCTTTCATTTCcctttttatttctaaaatctGAAAACCTCCcctctttctttttcctttttgtaaattatatatgtatatatatatatatatatattcacatatTGAAATTCTGGAATTTAAATCCTTTCCTTTTTTCCTTGATTCTTGGCAGATTGGAGACAACGGCAGCTTCACCGCCGCCGGCGGCTAGCCACCACGGCTGTCGTCCCCTTGACCCGACACTCACACATAACAGGGCTTAGCCCCAACCTCAATCAACGACAGATAGAAAATAGAGTTTTGCTAGATCCATTTTTTAAAGACTGTAAATATTCTTCAATAAAGCCCGATTCAACatcatagagagagagagagagagatcgggaAAAATGAGAGGGAGAGCGTagagaagagaaggaggagCTGACGCCGGCCTCCGTACGGCGGGCGCCACTGACGGGGCGGAATAAAATTACTGCAccagaataaaattaaaaaaaaataaataaacggaGTTAACTCTCCGTTAGGGTAGAGGGCTTAAATGGAGAAAATTAGGTACTTCAGAGGCTTAGTTGACACCCCCGACCATGGGGTGTCAGACGTGATAAGGGCCTATACGCTAGGGGTGAAATTAATAgttaacccttaaaaatattAATCTTATACACTTTATAAAATTAGCTATTCCTATATATTACCACTAAATagaatttcattttattaaatattatggGCTAAACAAAATTTACCGCCCTCTTCTATTCTTTTTTCCATAGTCTTTGATTATGATAAAGACTGGTGTTGTTGGATAAGAGTGAAACCGTTGACCGCAAGACTCATTCCAGACCACAGATTTGCACAAAGATTAAAAAACTTGACAACAGAAAAATGAAACAATTTAATGAATTAAAGTCGTCACTACATTACATTGCACGAACTAAATAAAATACGAAGATTTTATTGATAAACACGAAAACAAGATACAGATGAGATAAGTTCATTTATTCACCGTATGAAGTCAATAATTGTGGAAGTGTAGATGAGACAGAGGCAGAAGTATCCTTCATTCCTTCAACGTATGAAGTCAAAAATTGGGGAAGTCTTTGGCATTATTGAACAGGCAAAGGCTTTTTCACGGTGGGTACAAGATAGAGCTGTTTGAGCCTCCTCGCAGTCAAGCCAAACCCATCCTCCATATCCAAATCTTCAGGTTTCATCCCACCGCCTAATTTCCAATCGAAATGGTAGAGATAGAGAGCAAGCGGAAGCTCAACGTTGGCGAGGCCAAATGACATCCCGGGGCACATCCTCCTCCCACTACCAAATGGGAGGAATTCAAAATGGTTTCCCTTGAAATCCACCAAATTATCAAGAAATCTCTCCGGTTGGAAGCAGTCTGCATCTTTCCAGTACTTGGGGTCTCTGTTGATAGCCCATCCATTGACGATGACTTTGGCGTTCTCGGGTATCTCGTATCCGTCAACCTCGCATGTCTCACGGCATTTCCTCGGAAGCATGAGAGGCAGCGCCGGATGCATCCGCAGCGTCTCCTTCACCACCAGCTTCAGATACTTGCATTCAGGAATGCGCGATTCGTCTATGCTTGCTTCTCCCTCGAACACCCGCCTCACCTCTTCTTGCGCCTTCTCAAGGACTCTTGGATTTTTCAGCAGTTCAGCCATCGCCCATTCCACTGTCGTTCCCGACGTCTCGCTTCCACCGGCCAACATATcctacatatatacatacaacAAATTAATACCACACCATATCCATATCCTAATAATgaagaattaattaagaaaagtaGTAATTACCACGATGACAGCTTTGACGTTGTCCTTGGTGAGAGAAAAATCAAGTCCATCTTGCTGATATTCGAGAAGAACATCGAGAATATCTTCATGGTCGGTCTTCTTGACAGCTCGGTGCTGGTGGATGACATCCTCGAGTATCTTATCTATATCTTTGTGTATAACCAAAACCCTCTTCTTCAGTCGACTCATCCATTGGAACAATTTGATGGAAGGGAAGACGTCAGCTACATCGAATCCCGCCGACAGCTCGGCGAGCTCGTTGATCATGTAGTGCAGAGACTCAACCTGCTTGTTATTATCACCCAGAGCCGCCCTCGAGATAAGGCTGAAAGTTGCGACGTTGAACTCCTTGGAGAAGTTGATGGGAGAGCCCTCCATGGAAGCGAACTTCCTGGCGAGACCCACGAACACCTTCTCCCTCAGCCACCGGAATGACTGCACGCGCTTCATGCTCAGGAGCTCCAGCGTCGTGATCTTCCGGAGCTGCCTCCAGTACTCGCCGTAGGGCCCGAACGTGATGCTGGTGGACCCGTAGCTGATTATCTCCGCGACTATGATCGGGGACCGGGACGCGAACTGTATGTCGTGAGTCTTCATCACTTGCTTGGCCGCCTCCGGTGACGAGATCACGGCCACCGACAGCTCGCCTAGCTGGAGGTGCATCACTGGCCCGAACTTCTGGGAGAGTTTGTGCAGCACGCGGTGAGGAGCGTCGCCGCTGATCATGTTGTGCATGTTTCCGAGCAAGGGCAGCCTCCATGGCCCCGGTGGGAGTTTCGCATTTCTCTTTTTGTTTCTGATAAATGTGAGGAATATGAGAGTGGGCAACAAGATTTGGATGCACAGCACTAGAGATGGAAACTGGAAGTCCATGATTTGAGGATGATGTGATATACCATCTGCTTCATCGTGCCGTATTTATATCAACTCAAGACCCAGCTTTTTCAAATATAGCAACTCAAGAGGCAGTCATGTGGTGTGGAACCAACCACATCGATCGTGACTTCGGAAATCATACTTAAATTTACcaagtaaattaaaaaatcatttCTAAGACAACttgatctttttcttttttcttctagGCAGACAActaattaaatttgaaaaacaattttCGCATGCAATCAATTTCAATTGCGTGGGTTCATTGCACCTGATACGAGTGGCTATGCGTATTTTCGTTTGGTCAAAGTTGGGATTTTAAACTAGTACTTAGACCATCTCTTCCCGTGGCTTATAGGgcataacccgtcgaaattcgataaaaaattattttaaattattatttaaattatatgatattatttttgtataaataattatttatatatagattatttttaaatttatttaaattgaggtAATAttgttgaaattatattaatttgaatcatattccccaatt
The genomic region above belongs to Salvia miltiorrhiza cultivar Shanhuang (shh) chromosome 5, IMPLAD_Smil_shh, whole genome shotgun sequence and contains:
- the LOC130986190 gene encoding salviol synthase-like gives rise to the protein MDFQFPSLVLCIQILLPTLIFLTFIRNKKRNAKLPPGPWRLPLLGNMHNMISGDAPHRVLHKLSQKFGPVMHLQLGELSVAVISSPEAAKQVMKTHDIQFASRSPIIVAEIISYGSTSITFGPYGEYWRQLRKITTLELLSMKRVQSFRWLREKVFVGLARKFASMEGSPINFSKEFNVATFSLISRAALGDNNKQVESLHYMINELAELSAGFDVADVFPSIKLFQWMSRLKKRVLVIHKDIDKILEDVIHQHRAVKKTDHEDILDVLLEYQQDGLDFSLTKDNVKAVIVDMLAGGSETSGTTVEWAMAELLKNPRVLEKAQEEVRRVFEGEASIDESRIPECKYLKLVVKETLRMHPALPLMLPRKCRETCEVDGYEIPENAKVIVNGWAINRDPKYWKDADCFQPERFLDNLVDFKGNHFEFLPFGSGRRMCPGMSFGLANVELPLALYLYHFDWKLGGGMKPEDLDMEDGFGLTARRLKQLYLVPTVKKPLPVQ